AGAGATTTAAAATGAAACCAAGTGAAGTAATATCCTTGAAAATCCCTGTGAATATAAAGTGTTTTCAGGTCAAAATCAAACCTTTATTTTTCACAAGCAATATTTTAGTAACAGCTGTTTCTAAACATCTGTTTCTTTTCTTAATGTTTCGCTTTATAATATAGTAACAAACGATATTTACTGTTTCAAAAAAGCAagacacatttaaaaaaaaaacttctttaccAATTGATGGATGTTCTTTTGTCTCCTCAGATAATGCATTTGGCAGAAAACATGCCAGAAAAAAAAGTATCGAAGTCCACATTGCTTTACCAGAAGCTGACATATTGGCCGGTGTACATATTTTAGTTTCAGTTTTcagtttaatatagaagtttcGTAGCATGAAGATTTTTGcttgtgaaataaaaaagaaaagaaacggAAATGGTGTTgtttaaatatacaataaacgactgtaaaaattaaaaaaaattcgtttGTTTTGCGAGCACGAAAAGTACGAAACAATGTAGAGGGGGATTGTGTAAATGTAGGTCATCGGATCATGTAACGTTAGGACTACGGAAGCATATTAGTGCCAAATTATAATTTGTTCCTTCAAAATCCAGCTGTAAAGTTGAAATTTCTAACTTTTGTCTTGGAATTTTCAACTCTAaacttggaatttccaactttaaagttgatttttccaacttaaattaaattaaattaaattttaaattaaaattagcaACTGTAAAGTTTTTACCAATTTTAAACGAATTTCTTTTAATACATGTCAGTGATGTTTATTAACGCCATGTAGATACAAATTCTAAGGCTTTATTTTGATCCTAATTTCTTTAagtcaatcgcaacttctcgggcctttccggcaagctcggaaaaacacctcgaatgtattacctaggcgtccatgacaacccccctttttgtaaaacttgatataaatagaacacattttacgatctgttgagatgtgagctatacttcattaaagtaaacgatatacactaaactataacacagaagcgacatacaagactgtctagccgatatttattttaatgggaagctactccattttgtataaaattctaacatccggtgatgttaatacattcgaggtgtttttccgagcttgcaggaaaggcccgagaagttgcgattgttcTTTAAGTTTGATACTTTTTAATCCTGCATTTAATTAACGACACCATCttgttttacatattaattaagataacatatatttatttgattcaaaattatctTGATATTTGATATCTGATACTGTATCCATTTAAACGttttaatctttaatatttatgtaaaaactTTTAGTTCAGACATATACAACTGAAGGTTTTTGCACAGTTTGCCTGTAATATAATGTATACTTTAAACttggaattttaaagaaaaaaaataacgatgTAGAACTAAAACGCTTGGACCATATCATTCCAAATCGGCTGGGTCAGCATCAGGGGCAGGTGCATCGGCTGGGTCATCATCAGGGGCAGGTGCATCGGCTGGGTCATCATCAGGGGCAGGTGCATCGGCTGGGTCAGCATCAGGGGCAGGTGCATCGGCTGGGTCAGCATCAGGGACAGGTGCATCAGCTGCGGGTGCATCAGCTGGGTTTGGCCAATACCGATCCTCGCATGGTCTGCAGAACCAGTGGATTTCCTCCCTCCCGTGTTTTGCAGCATTATACTGCTGAAATGTTATTCCTGAAAATAGATTGTAATGATATGATAAGAATAATGTCAAGAAACGCAAAACTTTGAATACATGTCATATTTTGTGTTTCTTGACTTTGATACATGATAAACAAAATAGATTGTAATGATATAATAAGAATAACGTCAAGAAACGCAAAACTTTGAATACATGTCATATTTTGTGTTTCTTGACTTTGATACATGATAAACAAAATAGATTGTAGTGATATGATAAGAATAACGTCAAGAAACGCAAAACTTTGAATACATGTCATATTTTGTGTTTCTTGACTTTGATACATGATAAACAAAATAGATTGTAGTGATATGATAAGAATAATGTcaatacaaaacaaacaaaatataaattctaaattttaagataattggatttttaagataataattaCTAATTACTACATTGTATGTGACGCATACGCCAATAAATTATtactatatataaaattaaaatataaattttaagataattggATATTTAAGATAATGATAAttactaaacatttttttttacatgtaacaatgcaatacattgtatgtaatgtatacgggtcattatcaaaatatgcagcctTTTGCGTCAGTGTCAATTTCAAGGgggaaaaataatgttctggggaatatatacagtaccattggattttagaaacttaaacctatattgttgaacaaataaattgacaattttagtgcttaaagtataaaaaaaatattattatcattgagatttcagtgaatttatgttgtcattaaatttttccaACGTCTTTAACCTACAATatcttcaataatattgatgttttattccaaaaatcaacgttaattttcaaaacaacattcataTATTAATTTCTGCTATGCTAGACTAAACTTTatgtccatcattttaaaagaattattttattttatttaagaattttttcctataCTAAATgcctgttacaccactgacaaaattttcacagtttattatattttagtctaattATCAACTAAATGGTAGATTCcaatgtttgcaaatttttagatgttatacttcattgtttgttaaatgtgttttttgcaatcaaagtaattttttcagcaataattttctcatgttttacatttttcaaaagtctgcatattttgataatgacccatACGCCAATAAACTATTactacatataaaattatacattaatTTAAGACAATCTGGATTCTTATGGCGTTGTTTACAACATCGGTAAATTATTAAGGACAACTTAAGACAGTCTGGATActcaagatatatattttatggcGTTATGTACAACATCGATTTGATATCGGACTTATAGCTTAAGATGCATATTTCTCATTCACAAACCAATGTACTGTTGGCATATTTTAGCAAACAAACAACATGATATGTCCAATACAAAATATGATCAATTCAATCtggttgtttttaaacaaatggtACTTGAAAAAATCCACCTTTTTTGAGAATGACCCATCATGTACAACATCGGTAAATTATTGAGGACAATTTAAGACAATCTGGATATGTGAATTATACTATATACATTGTAAGTGTACTTATAAAATTAGTAACTGGGCTCACAAGTTTTGCATCAAGAAACTCGATTTATTACCTACTTGCATACAAAACATTGTACCATATACAAGAGCTCGGAATTCTCTAATGAATAAGCTATTGACATTACGTTATGTACACATAATAGATGAACATTTACTGTTATGGGGGGGATGATTCTTTGACAAATACTCAAAACGCTGAAATTTTCCAAGACGGTACAAATTTTTTTGAGTGAATGTTGTCGCTCTTcaaaaaatgtctgaatttataaggtgatattatatatcattgtttattcatgtatatttatgtgtattcaTATCTAACGTTATCACTGGCAATAtctataaaatttcattattaggGGAAGACTATCAAAGTTATTTAGAACTTGTGTCTTATCcatttgatttaatcaataaaatatgttcaattcaattcagGAATTTTTGACTCCCATTTTAAAGACTTGAAATGAGGGAGAGTTGCTTTTAAACTTTCACTACAATCAATAAATAGGCTAGATAAATGGATAAAATAAAtaagtgaatttttttaatacaacttTTCCTACAATTAAAGTTctctatgttaatttttttttatacctatCCTATCGATTTATCAAGGAATTttagtcaaatataaatatagtatattattaatatgtaaCTGTATTTAATTAGAACATAACATAAGACAGTGGATTTATTGTGGATTTAACACTTTATAAGTTTATACTTGTACTAGtatcttgggggggggggggtgggggggggggggggtaagtaaTAAATCCTAcacaaataattttgatttacttttatatttcttaCATACCAGTATTGCATAGGCGGTGCTGCCAACCTTCACAAGCATCACAGCTCACAGCATGTTGTTTAGGTCTTACTTCTCTGCCACATGAGATGCACGGGGGGTTGACCTCTGCCATGGTTGACAGTAGTTTGATACAGTTTCATGTTCCATCTCCGTATATATCTCATTTAGAGATCAAAGGATTGTGTTATGTAAATTCTTCAAAGATAGAATAGGTGATAATCATCTGCTGAGCTTCTGAATGACCCAATTAAAGTCTCAAattctttaattgtttaaaaaaacaccaagcgaatcattataaaaacaagaagACGGTTATCGACAATTTACGGCAATAAAATCTAACAATTATACCAATTACGTCTTTTTTTGATGAATGAAAAACATAGAATATACGAATAATTAATATAAGTTAACAAGTTTTAAGttaaaggtaaataaaataacttataatatactttatttataaacaaggagCGAACGAGGTTTAAGGCGAACGAGAATTTGGGCGAACGGTAATTAGAGCGAACGGACGTAGGGCGAACGGACTAAGGCGAACATGTAGATAGGGCGAACGCACCCGATACCATTCCAAATAGCTTGCCTGCGTTTAtctacgaaagacgaatagggccacataattGTTTTCTCTCTCGTAATTACGTGAAAAGAATTCGTTATTACAATTAAATTATCTCGtttttacgagaaaagatctcgttattacgagttacgAGTTATTTATCTCGTTATttcgagttaattatctcgttattacgagaaaagatatcGTAAAATATTACGAGTTATTTATCTCGGTATTACGAGAAaatatctcgtaattacgagaaaatatctcgtaattacgagaataGTTCTTGATATTATGTGTTAATCACCTCATAATTAAGAGAAAATATCTcgttataataaaacaaatagtagttgatatttgatttattattgtgaaaaaatacatatattatataagtGCTCCTCGTTCATCAGATCTAGACATCGAAGTCGATTGGTTCACTCTTTCAGTCTATTTTATATTCTTTCCAGAAAAGTtagtttaattttgattatttctaaATAACAACCACatgtgcttgaggacaggaccgacccccctccccctcctccACCCCCAGGTATCTAGACACCAAGGACTTT
This genomic window from Magallana gigas chromosome 5, xbMagGiga1.1, whole genome shotgun sequence contains:
- the LOC136275587 gene encoding tropomyosin-1, isoforms 33/34-like; this translates as MAEVNPPCISCGREVRPKQHAVSCDACEGWQHRLCNTGITFQQYNAAKHGREEIHWFCRPCEDRYWPNPADAPAADAPVPDADPADAPAPDADPADAPAPDDDPADAPAPDDDPADAPAPDADPADLE